A stretch of DNA from Streptomyces venezuelae:
CCCGGGTGGCCCAGGATCCGACCCAGCCCAACCTGCGGCAGGTCCACCTGATCCACCGCGAACTGTTCGAGGAGGTGGCCGAGTCCGGCTTCGAGGTCGCCCCCGGCCAGCTCGGCGAGAACGTGACCACCGCGGGCATCGACCTCCTCGGCCTGCCCCGCGGCACCGTCCTGCGCCTGGGCGAGGAGGCGGAGGTGGAGGTCACCGGCCTGCGCAACCCGTGCCTGCAGATAGACGGCTTCCAGGACGGCCTGCTCAGGCTCCTGGTCGGCCGGGACGACGAGGGCCGCATCGTCCGCAAGGGCGGGATCATGGGCGTGGTGAAGCACGGCGGGACCATCCGCCCCGGCGACCCCATCACCGTCACCCTGCCGCCCGAACCGCATGAGCCGCTCGACCGCGTCTGATCCGGGCCGCCGGACGGCCTCCCTGGCGTGCGGCCTCCCCGCCGTGCGCGCGGCTTCCCCGCAGGTGCGGGCGGCCTCGCGGCCATGCGGGCGTCAGGACGGCCGTACGGCCACCCGTTCCAGGCCCGCCAGCAGTTCCGGCAGCTCCTCGTCCCGGGGTACCGGAATGACCCCGCTCGGCTCCTCGTCCAGCAGCACGAAGGCGACATCGTCGGTGCGGGCGACGAGCGACCACCCCGGGCCGTCCACCCGCAGCATCCGCGCATCCTCGCCCGCGAAGGACGACCGCACCCGCCCGGGCGGCGGCGGGGTCTCCGTGTAGCCGCGTGCCTCCGCCAGCACCCGGGCCAGCCCCGGGTGCACCACCGGAGCCTCCCCGTCCGCCTCGAACCGCTCCCGCCAGTCCCCCCATTGCAGGGCGATCTGGTCCGCGCCCATCCGGCGCTGCGCCGACCCCCACACCCCGGCCGACGGCGGTGCCAGCGGCACCCGCCCGGTGCCGTCCGCGCCCTGCTCCGGGTCGTGCGGTTCCGGTACGCCCGGCGCCGCGACCGCGAGCTCCAGCGGCCAGCCGGCCAGCGAGACCACGATGGTGCGCTCGTCCGGCGAGAGGTCGTACTCCATCCCGCAGTCCCAGGAGGCGATCGCCGTCGCGACGAGCGAGACGTCGTCGATGACCACGGTCCAGCGGGCGCCGTCCTCGTCCTGGCCGAGCACCAGCCCGTACCCGTCCGGCACCGGCCGGACGCCGAGCAGCGCGCACGCCTGCGGATAGTCGTCGCCCAGGATGCTGGGGAACTGGGCGGGGGTCAGCAGTACGGCGGTCAGCACGTACAGCGAGCCGTCGTCCGCTGCTCCCCCACCCGCGCCGCCGGACCCCGCAGCTTCCTCGGACTCCTCGGACACATCGCCTCCCGGTCGTTCTCTCGTCGGCGCACCCTAACCAGCGGGTAACCCGCACGTCGAGAGCGCGCGAGAGGCGATTTTCAAGGCCGCTGCCTGCACGTAGAGTTGGCCCTCCGCCACAGAAAGGCAGACCCCGGTGCAGCGTTACGACCGGCTGAAGGAAATCCTCCGCCTCGACCCCGACCAGGATTTCCTCACCATCTACCGGCTCACCGCCACCTACGAGTTCCCCTGGGACTTCACCCGCGCCCTGGAGCTCGCCCTCTACCGCACCTACGCCGTCCCGAGCATCGGGCGCCTGCTCGCCGAGACCGCGGAGTTCACCGACCGCCCGCAGCGCCGCTACGACGACACCGCGCTGCTCCTGGACGCGGTGGTGGAGCACGGCTACGAGAGCGACACCGGGCGCACCGCGATCCGCCGCATCAACCAGATGCACCGCAGCTACGACATCAGCAACGAGGACATGCGCTACGTCCTGTGCACGTTCGTGGTGATTCCCAAGCGGTGGCTGGAGGCGTACGGCTGGCGTGCGCTCACCGCCCACGAATGCCGGGCCGCCGCCAACTACTACGCAACCCTCGGCCGCCATATGGGCATCAAGGACATTCCGGCCTCCTACGAGGAGTTCGAAAGCACCCTGGATGCCTACGAAAAGGAACACTTCGGCTGGGACGAGGGTGGCCGCCAGGTCGCCGATGCCACCCTGGACCTGATGGCCTCCTGGTACCCCGCCCCGCTCGCCCCGCTGTTGCGCAGCGCGAGCCTGGCCCTCCTGGACGAGCCGCTGCTGCACGCCTTCCGGTACGAGCAGCCCGGCCCGGCCGTACGGAAGCTGGTCCGGGGAGCGCTCCGGCTGCGCGGCCGGGCGGTGCGGCTGCTGCCCCCGCGCAGTGCCCCGCACTACGCCCGCCAGAACCCGGAGATCAAGAGCTACCCCGGCGGCTACGACGTGGGTGAGCTCGGTACCCACCCGGTTCCCGGCAGCGGGGGCTGTCCGGTTCCGCACCAGCGCCGGGCCGAGGGCGCCGACGCGCAGCCCGGCGGCCCGGGCAGCTGACACCGGCCGGGCGGCGGTCCGGGCAGCCGGCGCCCGCCGCGGTCCGGGGGCAGCCGTGGTCGCCCGCCGCGGTCCGGCGGCAGCCGCGTCGGCTCAGGCCGCCCGTACCGCCACGGCCAGGAACCGGGCGTCCTCGTCGGCGTACGAGGTCATCTCCCAGCCCGAACCGGCCAGCAGCGGACCGAGGTTGTGCTCGGCCCGCAGATCGTCCGGGGTGAGCTCCCGGCCGTGCCGGGCCGCCAGTGCGGCTCGCCCGATCGGGTGAAACAGGGCCAGCCGGCCGCCCGGCCGGACCACCCGCGCCAGCTCGCGCAGGTTCCCCGCCGGATCGGGCAGGTGCGCGATCAGCCCGGCGCCGAACACGGCGTCCAGACAGCCGTCGCGCAACGGCAGCCGGGCGACGTCGGCGAGCAGCAGCGCCCCCTCGGCGTCCCGCCCGGCGCGCACCGCGGCGGCCAGCATCTCCGGGGTCAGGTCCGCCCCGATCACGGTCCCGGCGGGACCGACGGCCGCCCGCAGCGCGGACAGCGCCCGGCCGGTGCCACAGCCGGCGTCCAGCACCCGGTCCCCGGGCCGCAGCCCGAACTCCGCCACGGCGGTGGCGAAGGCGGGGCCGTCCCCGGGGAACTTGCGGTCCCAGTCCGCGGCCCGGGCTCCGAAGAACTCACGTACGTGTGTCTGGTCGTCGCTCATACAGGCCATGATGCCGCCCCGCGCCACCTCTGCGGACCGTGCGCAGAGAGACACCCGGTGTGATCGAACGCGAACGTATCTCTGTCATATTCCAGCAGTTCCAGCAGCTTTCGAAATGCGCCCCTTGTTCGCGCCCTCACCCGGACTAGCGTCCGTTGGCCATGGGACACCTGGACCACGCAGCCTATGGCTGGCTGACACCCGCCCTCTCCTATGTGATGGCATCGATCGGCGCGGCCCTCGGGCTGCGCTGCACCGTCCGCGCGCTCGCCGCCACCGGACGCTCCCGCCGCAACTGGCTGATCACCGCGGCCTCCGCCATCGGCACCGGCATCTGGACCATGCACTTCGTGGCCATGCTCGGCTTCAGCGTCACCGGCACCCGGATCCACTACAACGTGCCGCTGACCATCCTCAGTCTGCTCGTCGCCATGACCGTGGTCGGCGCCGGAGTCTTCGCCGTGGGCTACGGCAAGGACCGCGGCCGGGCGCTCGTCCTCGGCGGCCTCACCACCGGCCTCGGCGTGGCCAGCATGCACTACCTGGGCATGGCAGCCCTCCGCCTGCACGGCCGCATCTCCTACGACCCGCTCACCGTGGGCATCTCCGTCGCCATCGCGGTGGTCGCCGCCACCGCAGCCCTCTGGGCCGCGCTCAACATCAAGTCCCCGCTGGCCGTCGCCGTCGCCTCCCTGGTCATGGGAGCCGCGGTGAGCAGCATGCACTACACCGGGATGATGGCCGTCGGCGTCACCGTCACGCCCTCCGACGCGGCCCTGCCCGGCGCCACCGCCATGCAGTTCATCTTCCCCCTCGCCGTCGGCCTCGGCTCCTATCTCTTCATCACCGCCGCCTTCGTCGCCCTTTCCCCGACCGCCGACGAACGCGCAGCCTCCGCCCACGCCCGCCGCCTCGGCGAAGGCGCCACCGCCCACTAGGGGCCCCGGCCCCGACTCTCCCGCAGAACCCCGTAAAACCCAGCAGAACCCGCACCCGGAACGAGGAACCCATGCGCACATCCCGCAGGAGACCGGCCGACCCGGTGCCCCGGCCGCCCGCGCCCCCGGCCCGGGGCCGCCGGGCCCACGCCGGACTGCCCGCCGAGGAGCCCGCCCCCGAGTACGACCCCGAGCCCGCCCCCGAACGACGGCAGACGGCGGGCCTCCGTACCGCCCGCAGGCCGCCCGTGTTCGCGCGGCCCCGCACCGTCCGCGCGAAGATCGTCGCCCTGCTGATGGTCCCGGTGGTCTCCCTCCTCACCCTCTGGGCCTTCGCCACCGTCAGCACCGCCCAGGACATCGCCCGGCTCAGCCGCATCCAGCGCATCGACACGGAACTCCGCATCCCGCTCGGCCGTGCCGTCGCCGAACTCCAGGCGGAACGCCGTGCGGCCGTCCGCGTCCTGGCCGACCCCGGTACGGAACCCACCGCCTCCTTCGAACAGCAGGGCCGCGACACCGACACCGCCGTCCGGCGGCTGCGCCTCGGGGGCGGCCACACCGTCGCCGACGCCGGCGACTATTCGGCCGAGACCGCCACCCGCCTGCGCGCCTTCGTCGAGGCCGCCGAAGCCCTCGGCTCCGCCCGTACCGACATCGGCGCCCGCCGGGCCACCCCAATCACGGCCTACGAGACCTACACCCGGGTCATCGAAGCCGCGCTCACCGCCGGCGGCGCCCTCACCGGAATCCCCGGCGCAGACCTCGGCGCCGACGGCCGCGTCCTCCTCGAATTCGCCCGGGCCGGCGAACTCCTGGCCCGGGAGGACGCCCTGCTCGCCACCCCCGGCCAGCGCACCGCTGAAACGCTTCGCCATCTGACCGGCACCGTCGAAACCCGCCGCGCCCTCACCGAAGCCGTCGCCCGCGACCTGCCTGCCGCCGAAGCGGCATCCTGGCGGACCACCGTCACCGGCGCCGGCTACGCCGACCTCACCGCGGCCGAGGACCGTGCGCTCGCCGCCGGTACCGGACGCGATGCCCAGGGTGCCCCGGCCGGCTGGGAACCGGCCTACACCGCCGTCGCCCAGGCCATGGCAGACCTGACAACCGCCGCCCACGACCACGCCGCCGACCGCGCCGACCCCTTCGCCGAGGGCGCCCTCAGCCCGGCCGGGGCCGCCGTCCTGCTCGGCCTCGCGGCCGTCGCCGCCTCCCTCGTCATCTCCGTACGGATCGGCCGGGCCCTGGTCATCGAGCTCGTGTCACTGCGCAACGGCGCCCTGGAGATCGCCCACCGCAAACTCCCGCACGCCATGGAACGCCTCCGGGCCGGCGAGGACATCGACGTCCTCGCCGAAACCCCGGCCCCGGCCCCCGCAGAGGACGAGATCGCCCAGGTCGGCGAGGCGCTCTCCACCGTGCACCGGGCCGCCCTCTCCGCTGCCGTCGAACGCGCCGAACTCGCCAGCGGGATCTCCGGGGTGTTCGTCAACCTCGCCCGCCGCAGCCAGGTCCTCGTCCACCGCCAGCTCACCCTGCTCGACTCCATGGAACGCCGCGCCGACGACCCCGGCGAACTCGGCGACCTCTTCCGGCTCGACCACCTCACCACCCGCATGCGCCGCCACGCGGAAAGCCTGATCATCCTGTCCGGGGCCGCCCCCGGCCGCGCCTGGCGGATGCCGGTCCCGCTCACCACCGTCGTCCGTGCCGCCGTCTCCGAGATCGAGGACTACCCGCGCGTCGAGGTCAGCCGGCTCGCCGAAGCGGCCGTCGTCGGTGCCGCCGTCGCCGACCTCACCCACCTGCTCGCCGAACTCATCGAGAACGCCACCCAGTTCTCCCCGCCCCACACCAAAGTCCGGGTCACCGGCGAGCCGGTGGGCACCGGATACGCCCTCGAAGTGGAGGACCGCGGACTGGGCATGGGCCGCGACACCCTCGCCGACGCCAACCGCCGCATCGAACAGTCCGAGGCGCTCGACCTCTTCGACAGCGACCGGCTCGGTCTGTTCGTGGTCAGCCGGCTCGCCGCCCGCCACGCCATCCGGGTCCACCTGCGCACCTCGCCGTACGGGGGCACCACCGCCGTGGTGCTGTTGCCCAACTCCCTGCTCCAGGCCGCCCTCCCGGCAGGCCGGCCCGCG
This window harbors:
- a CDS encoding nitrate- and nitrite sensing domain-containing protein, giving the protein MRTSRRRPADPVPRPPAPPARGRRAHAGLPAEEPAPEYDPEPAPERRQTAGLRTARRPPVFARPRTVRAKIVALLMVPVVSLLTLWAFATVSTAQDIARLSRIQRIDTELRIPLGRAVAELQAERRAAVRVLADPGTEPTASFEQQGRDTDTAVRRLRLGGGHTVADAGDYSAETATRLRAFVEAAEALGSARTDIGARRATPITAYETYTRVIEAALTAGGALTGIPGADLGADGRVLLEFARAGELLAREDALLATPGQRTAETLRHLTGTVETRRALTEAVARDLPAAEAASWRTTVTGAGYADLTAAEDRALAAGTGRDAQGAPAGWEPAYTAVAQAMADLTTAAHDHAADRADPFAEGALSPAGAAVLLGLAAVAASLVISVRIGRALVIELVSLRNGALEIAHRKLPHAMERLRAGEDIDVLAETPAPAPAEDEIAQVGEALSTVHRAALSAAVERAELASGISGVFVNLARRSQVLVHRQLTLLDSMERRADDPGELGDLFRLDHLTTRMRRHAESLIILSGAAPGRAWRMPVPLTTVVRAAVSEIEDYPRVEVSRLAEAAVVGAAVADLTHLLAELIENATQFSPPHTKVRVTGEPVGTGYALEVEDRGLGMGRDTLADANRRIEQSEALDLFDSDRLGLFVVSRLAARHAIRVHLRTSPYGGTTAVVLLPNSLLQAALPAGRPAPEAAASEPEPELEPELAVLERAARSGVPESVRGATPPLPPPRAIREPVRAAGPPRPRPEPAVEPEPEGEPGPGPAAGPAPERSPALRPAGGAPVTTLRLRGPAGPASPRTGPTARTTAPATPLAEVTELPRRVRQASLVPQLREVPDRSAAPAGPRTPQDPPGRSPEEVRDRMTAYRAGWTRGTEDATTHAHSSEGEQP
- a CDS encoding MHYT domain-containing protein, yielding MGHLDHAAYGWLTPALSYVMASIGAALGLRCTVRALAATGRSRRNWLITAASAIGTGIWTMHFVAMLGFSVTGTRIHYNVPLTILSLLVAMTVVGAGVFAVGYGKDRGRALVLGGLTTGLGVASMHYLGMAALRLHGRISYDPLTVGISVAIAVVAATAALWAALNIKSPLAVAVASLVMGAAVSSMHYTGMMAVGVTVTPSDAALPGATAMQFIFPLAVGLGSYLFITAAFVALSPTADERAASAHARRLGEGATAH
- a CDS encoding class I SAM-dependent methyltransferase — encoded protein: MSDDQTHVREFFGARAADWDRKFPGDGPAFATAVAEFGLRPGDRVLDAGCGTGRALSALRAAVGPAGTVIGADLTPEMLAAAVRAGRDAEGALLLADVARLPLRDGCLDAVFGAGLIAHLPDPAGNLRELARVVRPGGRLALFHPIGRAALAARHGRELTPDDLRAEHNLGPLLAGSGWEMTSYADEDARFLAVAVRAA
- a CDS encoding oxygenase MpaB family protein translates to MQRYDRLKEILRLDPDQDFLTIYRLTATYEFPWDFTRALELALYRTYAVPSIGRLLAETAEFTDRPQRRYDDTALLLDAVVEHGYESDTGRTAIRRINQMHRSYDISNEDMRYVLCTFVVIPKRWLEAYGWRALTAHECRAAANYYATLGRHMGIKDIPASYEEFESTLDAYEKEHFGWDEGGRQVADATLDLMASWYPAPLAPLLRSASLALLDEPLLHAFRYEQPGPAVRKLVRGALRLRGRAVRLLPPRSAPHYARQNPEIKSYPGGYDVGELGTHPVPGSGGCPVPHQRRAEGADAQPGGPGS
- a CDS encoding MOSC domain-containing protein; protein product: MSSAVVRAVSSNAEYSFTKPNRESITLLAGLGVAGDVHAGVTVRHRSRVAQDPTQPNLRQVHLIHRELFEEVAESGFEVAPGQLGENVTTAGIDLLGLPRGTVLRLGEEAEVEVTGLRNPCLQIDGFQDGLLRLLVGRDDEGRIVRKGGIMGVVKHGGTIRPGDPITVTLPPEPHEPLDRV